A genomic region of Oryza glaberrima chromosome 1, OglaRS2, whole genome shotgun sequence contains the following coding sequences:
- the LOC127763902 gene encoding uncharacterized protein At5g19025-like, which produces MADCRSLIEFLRAFEHHRRAADSAAAAGCSSSSSRSRRGGSSLTALCDHSPMAAVDAVVLLAVVAALGFLVVPYAKMALLEMGALLHPAASCLSAAAFAGAAVAVAAAVLAWELVGHHARKCGKPRCRGLKKAVEFDIQLETEECVRGHPAPAARSALLAAAGAHPVELGDAHRELEAELRKMAPPNGRTVLIFRSPCGCPKGRMEVWGAKKVRRIKK; this is translated from the coding sequence atGGCGGATTGCCGCAGCCTGATCGAGTTCCTCCGCGCGTTCGAGCACCACCGCAGGGCGgcggactccgccgccgcggcggggtgctcctcctcctcctcccgatccAGGCGGGGCGGGTCGTCGCTCACGGCGCTCTGCGACCACTCGCCGATGGCCGCGGTCGACGCGGTCGTGCTCCTCGCCGTGGTCGCCGCGCTGGGCTTCCTCGTGGTGCCCTACGCGAAGATGGCGCTCCTCGAGATGGGCGCGCTGCTCCACCCGGCCGCGTCGTGCctctcggccgccgccttcgccggggccgcggtggccgtcgcggcggcggtgctcgcgtGGGAGCTGGTGGGGCACCACGCCCGCAAGTGCGGCAAGCCGCGGTGCAGGGGCCTGAAGAAGGCCGTCGAGTTCGACATCCAGCTCGAGACGGAGGAGTGCGTGCGCGGCCACCCGGCTCCCGCGGCGCGATCGGCTCTGCTCGCGGCCGCGGGGGCGCACCCCGTGGAGCTCGGGGACGCGCACCGCGAGCTCGAGGCCGAGCTCCGCAAGATGGCGCCGCCCAACGGCCGCACCGTGCTCATCTTCCGCTCGCCCTGCGGGTGCCCCAAGGGTCGCATGGAGGTCTGGGGCGCCAAGAAGGTGCGCCGGATCAAGAAATAG
- the LOC127763821 gene encoding uncharacterized protein LOC127763821, whose amino-acid sequence MKMEQVSQRKAPLLVLVILCGLLLLPLVSSVPLSRSVSLRNHQASVSALEAPVQVVAAAAEERDLDEVAARMVIEVNDYPGSGANNRHDPKSPGRA is encoded by the exons ATGAAGATGGAGCAGGTTTCGCAGAGGAAGGCGCCGCTCCTGGTTCTAGTAATCTTGTgtggccttcttcttcttcccctggTTTCATCTGTGCCTCTGTCCA GAAGCGTGTCCTTGAGGAACCACCAAGCATCAGTCTCTGCTCTGGAGGCGCCTGTTCAG gttgtggcggcggcggctgaagaGCGAGACCTTGACGAAGTGGCGGCGAGGATGGTGATCGAGGTCAACGACTACCCTGGCTCCGGCGCCAACAACCGCCATGATCCTAAGAGCCCTGGAAGAGCATAA
- the LOC127752517 gene encoding zinc finger protein VAR3, chloroplastic yields MGGASKLLSSLLLTSSPLRLRPSAGAFALFLSPPASRRHLLLSSPAPLRTLSTASASAAAGGASSDSYSSGSCHSPFPEWSRLVDRLSAAGYGARAPSPADELDLDPECGLSSDAEAAVSSFLAFARDRPDLLRSLPRKDVEVLVANAAPALFKDGEASELRLRQYLAGEGSDVTQSERAETIDIVRYLLSYAYGSPVSYLKDKELTDSAVRNILAEFVSFSGFPQTSSYAESTARQNTLGSRPPGQNIEMKRGDWICTRCSFMNFARNARCLECNEHRPKKMLTGGEWECPQCVYYNYGRNMSCLRCSCKRPGTIPPNPAGAGLDGVAQFLNTSIVGKSEIERKLAENDQKAERWLNKVSQLDDSADLSSLAADEDFPEIMPMRKGVNKFVVSTRKTPLERRLANAQYSSNNSPQDGSSDSKISKTLDRILGRSTSTSVQNNQSGDGDVNTSSNKTTSNLGGIDPVPFVPLSADQFAKPQNSFGDGQSDTQISTEADSMAKSQMDSMERRDDKRSFDTTEEWSKKVAELSNVKDFPSAISDQDFPEIMPMRKGENRFVISKKKDRSLTSPQYKRRSVLEHADNSNFIPFVPFPPDYFAKKNKPVENSSDAGIVPEGPPSAEKLPETKYSSGNLGNIQNSSQVMGSQAANNMNNENRNGNYPHQNLSTSGYGYGESITYQHQPQSQGMVGRSGGASETGTRNANNNQGSFSESRDRSTYNRGSHSTQPPYKSGYGNNNNAWSSNNNGSNNAWSSTRDYDNGGRSDNNPYYNSSTWSSNSTYSNNAAWSSNSSYNSNGAQSSNSSYNSNSAWSNNSNNSWSGSYSDNGGTGSGSSTSRPNQTAGYSSYGESANRGYTGKSLEGSAVKDPDPLDMSEEAKAERWFRRAAQIKDISELANIPDEDFPEIMPMRKGVNRFVVSKRKTPLERRLTSPQYRRNLPIVSSEPNEDAN; encoded by the exons atgggcGGCGCCTCCAAGctgctctcctccctcctcctcacctcctcgccgctccgcctccgcccctccgccggcgCCTTCGCGCTCTTCCTCTCCCCGCCCGCGTCCCGCCGCCACCTGCTGCTCTCCTCCCCGGCTCCCCTCCGCAccctctccaccgcctccgcctccgccgccgccggcggagcctCTTCGGATTCGTACAGCTCGGGCTCGTGCCACTCTCCTTTTCCCGAGTGGTCACGCCTGGTCGACCGCCTCTCGGCGGCGGGCTACGGCGCGCGCGCACCTTCCCCCGCCGATGAGCTCGACCTCGACCCCGAATGCGGCCTGTCGTCCGACGCTGAGGCCGCGGTGTCCTCCTTCCTCGCCTTCGCACGCGACCGGCCTGACCTCCTCAGGTCTCTGCCGAGGAAGGACGTGGAGGTCTTGGTGGCCAACGCGGCGCCGGCTCTGTTCAAGGACGGGGAGGCATCAGAGCTGCGTCTGCGGCAATACCTTGCCGGGGAAGGGAGCGAT GTGACTCAGTCAGAGAGAGCGGAAACCATCGATATTGTTCGGTACTTATTAAGTTACGCATACGGTTCTCCGGTCAGCTATTTGAAAGATAAGGAACTGACTGATTCAGCTGTGAGAAATATCTTGGCTGAGTTTGTAAGTTTTAGTGGATTTCCTCAAACCTCCAGTTACGCGGAATCAACAGCTAGGCAAAATACATTGGGCTCTAGGCCTCCAGGACAAAATATTGAAATGAAGCGAGGTGACTGGATCTGTACAAG ATGTAGCTTTATGAATTTCGCTAGAAATGCGAGATGCCTTGAGTGCAATGAGCATCGACCAAAGAAGATGTTGACTGGTGGAGAGTGGGAATGCCCTCA GTGTGTGTATTATAATTATGGGAGGAACATGTCATGCTTACGATGTAGTTGTAAAAGACCAGGAACAATACCACCAAATCCTGCTGGTGCTGGTTTAGATGGAGTGGCACAGTTTCTTAATACATCCATTGTTGGTAAATCTGAAATTGAGAGAAAACTCGCTGAAAATGACCAGAAGGCAGAAAGGTGGTTGAACAAAGTATCCCAACTTGATGATTCTGCTGATTTAAGTAGTCTAGCAGCCGACGAGGATTTTCCTGAGATCATGCCGATGAGGAAGGGGGTCAATAAATTTGTGGTTAGCACACGCAAGACACCATTGGAGAGAAGACTGGCAAATGCACAGTACAGCAGTAACAATAGCCCCCAAGATGGATCATCTGACTCCAAGATAAGTAAAACATTAGACAGGATTCTTGGGCGTTCTACATCTACTTCGGTGCAGAACAATCAATCTGGTGATGGAGATGTAAATACTAGTTCAAATAAAACAACAAGCAATCTTGGTGGCATTGATCCTGTTCCTTTCGTGCCATTATCTGCAGATCAGTTTGCTAAGCCACAAAATAGTTTTGGTGATGGACAATCAGACACCCAAATAAGTACAGAGGCTGATTCCATGGCAAAAAGCCAAATGGATTCAATGGAGAGGAGAGATGACAAGCGATCATTTGATACCACTGAGGAATGGTCCAAGAAAGTTGCAGAGCTCAGTAATGTAAAGGACTTTCCAAGTGCAATTTCTGATCAAGACTTTCCTGAGATTATGCCAATGAGGAAAGGTGAGAATCGGTTTGTTATTAGTAAGAAGAAAGACCGCTCACTGACATCGCCACAGTACAAAAGGCGCAGTGTGCTCGAGCATGCTGATaattccaatttcatcccatttgtCCCATTCCCTCCTGATTACTTTGCCAAGAAAAATAAGCCTGTGGAGAATTCATCAGATGCAGGAATAGTGCCAGAAGGCCCTCCATCAGCTGAAAAATTACCAGAAACAAAATATTCATCTGGAAATCTGGGAAATATTCAGAACAGCTCACAGGTGATGGGCAGTCAGGCAGCAAACAACATGAACAATGAGAACAGGAACGGAAATTATCCACATCAAAACTTGAGTACAAGTGGTTATGGGTATGGTGAAAGCATCACTTATCAGCATCAACCACAATCTCAAGGGATGGTCGGTCGTTCTGGTGGTGCTTCTGAAACTGGCACTCGGAATGCAAACAACAACCAGGGAAGCTTTAGCGAAAGCAGAGATAGATCTACTTACAACAGGGGAAGCCATTCCACACAGCCACCTTATAAGTCAGGTTATGGTAACAATAACAATGCTTGGAGCAGTAACAACAATGGCAGCAATAATGCTTGGAGCAGCACCAGAGATTATGACAATGGTGGTCGGAGCGACAACAATCCCTATTACAACAGCAGTACTTGGAGCAGCAACAGCACCTATAGCAACAACGCTGCCTGGAGCAGCAATAGCAGCTACAACAGTAATGGTGCCCAGAGCAGCAATAGCAGTTACAACAGTAACAGCGCATGGAGCAACAATAGCAACAACAGTTGGAGTGGCTCATACTCTGATAATGGCGGCACCGGTAGTGGCAGTTCCACATCTAGACCTAACCAAACAGCAGGCTACTCAAGTTACGGAGAAAGTGCGAATAGAGGATATACTGGAAAGAGCTTGGAAGGATCTGCAGTGAAGGATCCTGATCCATTGGATATGTCTGAGGAAGCTAAGGCCGAGAGATGGTTTAGGAGGGCAGCACAGATAAAGGACATCTCCGAGCTCGCCAACATCCCTGACGAGGACTTCCCGGAGATAATGCCGATGAGGAAGGGCGTGAACAGGTTCGTCGTCAGCAAGAGGAAGACACCACTGGAGAGGAGATTAACATCACCTCAGTACAGAAGAAACCTGCCTATCGTAAGTTCTGAACCGAACGAAGACgctaactaa
- the LOC127773598 gene encoding 60S ribosomal protein L24-like: protein MVLKTELCRFSGQKIYPGKGIRFIRADSQVFLFANSKCKRYFHNRLKPAKLTWTAMYRKQHKKDIHAEAVKKRRRTTKKPYSRSIVGATLEVIQKKRSEKPEVRDAAREAALREIKERIKKTKDEKKAKKAEVAKSQKTQSKGGATQRGAKGPKIGGGGGKR, encoded by the exons ATGGTTCTGAA GACTGAACTTTGCCGTTTTAGTGGGCAGAAGATATACCCAGGCAAGGGTATCAGGTTCATTCGTGCTGATTCCCAG GTTTTTCTGTTTGCCAACTCGAAATGCAAGCGCTACTTCCACAACCGCCTGAAGCCTGCCAAGCTTACCTGGACAGCTATGTACAGGAAGCAGCACAAGAAG GACATTCATGCTGAAGCTGTCAAGAAGAGGCGTCGCACCACCAAGAAGCCATACTCACGGTCAATTGTTGGTGCTACACTGGAAGTTATCCAAAAGAAGAGGAGTGAGAAACCTGAAGTCCGTGATGCAGCCAGAGAAGCGGCTCTCCG TGAGATCAAGGAGCGCATCAAGAAAACCAAGGATGAGAAAAAGGCAAAGAAGGCAGAGGTGGCAAAATCTCAGAAGACACAGTCGAAGGGTGGTGCTACCCAGAGGGGTGCTAAAGGTCCTAAGattggcggcggtggtgggaagCGCTGA
- the LOC127756138 gene encoding pentatricopeptide repeat-containing protein At2g22410, mitochondrial-like encodes MAGLSPRFLGRTSPPVDAIAARRLVALLLEHQDRRRQLLQIHSQLIAHQVFDRRPTPWHALLKAYSHGPHPQDALQLFRHARWHAADDTYAFTFALKACAGLGWPRCCMQLHGLVVRKGFEFQTYVHTALVNVYILCGCLADARMAFEEMPVKNAVSWNVVITGFAGWGEVEYARLLFERMPCRNVVSWSGMIDGYTRACCPVEAVALFRRMMAEGISPSEITVLAVVPALSNVGKILIGEALHGYCEKEGLVWDVRVGNSLIDLYAKIGSIQNSLRVFDEMLDRRNLVSWTSIISGFAMHGLSVKAVELFADMRRAGIRPNRITFLSVLHACSHGGLVEQGVAFFKSMIYEYNVNPDVKHFGCIIDMLGRAGRLCEAEQIIRDFPVEVNATVWRTLLGCCSKYGEVEMGERTMKKILALEREFGGDFVVLSNMLTELRRFSDAEIVRKLVDQRNSVKVPGLALLIVYGTIQSFFNIVRMEAIKRLHAYYIVSGLYNCHYAMSKVLRSYAILQPDLVFAHKVFDQIEAPTTFLWNILIRGLAQSDAPADAIAFYKKAQGGGMVPDNLTFPFILNACARINALNEGEQMHNHITKLGLLSDIFVSNSLIHLYAACGNLCYARSVFDEMVVKDVVSWNSLICGYSQCNRFKDILALFKLMQNEGVKADKVTMVKVVSACTRLGDYSMADYMVRYIEDYCIEVDVYLGNTLVDYFGRRGQLQSAEKVFFNMKVRNIVTMNAMIAAYAKGQDIVSARKIFDQIPKKDLISWSSMISGYSQANHFSDALEIFRQMQRAKVKPDAIVIASVVSSCAHLGALDLGKWVHEYVRRNNIKADTIMENSLIDMYMKCGSAKEALQVFKEMKEKDTLSWNSIIIGLANNGFEKESLNLFQAMLTEGFRPNGVTFLGVLIACANAKLVEEGLDHFESMKRLYSLEPQMKHYGCVVDLLGRAGQLEKALRFITEMPIDPDPVVWRILLGSCNTHGDVAIAEIVTKKLNELEPSNSGNYTLLSNAYASAHRWSEAMNVRQCMADTDVRKSPGCSAVEAA; translated from the exons ATGGCTGGGCTGTCACCTCGCTTCTTGGGGCGCACAAGCCCACCCGTCGATGCgatcgccgcccgccgcctagTGGCGCTCCTCCTGGAGCACCAGGACAGGAGGCGCCAGCTCCTGCAGATCCACTCCCAGCTCATTGCCCACCAGGTGTTCGACCGGCGTCCCACGCCGTGGCACGCCCTCCTCAAGGCCTACTCGCATGGCCCTCACCCGCAGGATGCCCTGCAGCTCTTCAGGCACGCGCGGTGGCACGCGGCCGACGACACGTACGCCTTCACGTTTGCCCTCAAGGCCTGCGCTGGCCTGGGGTGGCCGCGGTGTTGCATGCAGCTCCATGGGCTTGTCGTACGGAAGGGGTTCGAGTTCCAGACCTACGTGCATACTGCCCTTGTCAATGTGTATATCTTGTGCGGGTGCCTGGCGGATGCACGGATGGCGTTCGAGGAAATGCCGGTGAAGAACGCGGTTTCTTGGAATGTGGTGATAACAGGCTTTGCTGGATGGGGCGAGGTTGAGTATGCGAGGCTGCTCTTTGAGCGGATGCCTTGTAGGAATGTTGTTTCGTGGAGCGGGATGATAGATGGGTATACGCGTGCTTGTTGCCCTGTCGAGGCAGTTGCTCTTTTCCGCCGCATGATGGCAGAAGGCATTAGTCCAAGCGAGATAACTGTGTTGGCAGTTGTTCCTGCACTATCTAATGTTGGAAAGATTCTTATCGGGGAAGCATTGCATGGCTATTGTGAGAAGGAGGGTCTTGTGTGGGATGTTCGGGTTGGCAATTCACTCATAGACTTGTATGCCAAGATTGGGTCTATTCAGAATTCGCTAAgggtgtttgatgaaatgctgGACAGAAGGAACTTGGTGTCATGGACATCAATAATTTCAGGTTTTGCAATGCATGGGTTGTCAGTTAAGGCAGTCGAACTGTTTGCCGATATGAGAAGAGCTGGAATCAGACCTAACAGAATAACCTTCTTGAGTGTCCTCCATGCTTGTAGCCATGGAGGGCTGGTAGAGCAAGGAGTTGCATTTTTCAAAAGCATGATTTATGAATACAACGTAAATCCAGATGTCAAGCATTTTGGGTGTATCATAGACATGCTAGGTAGGGCTGGACGTTTGTGTGAAGCTGAGCAGATAATAAGAGATTTTCCTGTGGAAGTCAATGCAACTGTCTGGAGGACACTGTTGGGTTGTTGCAGTAAGTATGGAGAAGTTGAGATGGGAGAGAGGACAATGAAGAAGATATTAGCCTTAGAAAGAGAATTTGGTGGTGATTTTGTGGTTCTATCCAATATGCTTACTGAGCTTCGTAGGTTTAGTGATGCTGAAATAGTACGAAAACTAGTCGATCAGAGGAATTCTGTTAAGGTTCCTGGGCTTGCTTTG CTCATTGTTTATGGAACAATTCAGTCATTTTTCAACATTGTAAGGATGGAAGCCATAAAAAGGCTTCATGCCTATTACATCGTTTCTGGGCTGTACAATTGCCATTATGCAATGTCTAAGGTTCTCAGATCCTATGCCATTCTCCAACCAGATTTGGTTTTTGCTCATAAAGTGTTTGATCAGATTGAAGCACCAACCACTTTTCTTTGGAATATCCTAATTAGAGGGCTTGCTCAAAGTGATGCACCGGCAGATGCCATTGCTTTCTACAAGAAGGCACAAGGAGGAGGAATGGTGCCAGACAACCTGACATTTCCATTCATACTAAATGCCTGTGCTAGAATCAATGCTCTCAATGAAGGGGAACAGATGCACAACCATATAACAAAACTTGGTCTTCTTTCAGATATCTTTGTTAGCAATTCGTTGATTCATCTATATGCTGCCTGTGGTAATCTTTGTTATGCAAGATCTGTTTTTGATGAGATGGTAGTTAAGGATGTTGTATCCTGGAATTCGCTGATCTGTGGATATAGCCAGTGCAATAGATTTAAAGATATTTTGGCACTGTTCAAGTTAATGCAGAATGAAGGAGTGAAAGCTGATAAGGTTACAATGGTCAAGGTTGTTTCTGCGTGTACTCGTTTAGGAGATTATAGCATGGCAGATTACATGGTCAGGTACATAGAGGATTATTGCATTGAGGTGGATGTTTACTTGGGCAATACATTGGTAGATTACTTTGGAAGACGTGGACAGTTACAATCAGCTGAAAAGGTGTTCTTTAACATGAAGGTTAGGAACATTGTAACAATGAATGCAATGATCGCTGCATATGCAAAAGGACAAGATATAGTTTCAGCAAGGAAAATATTCGATCAAATTCCTAAGAAAGATTTGATTTCATGGAGTTCTATGATATCTGGATATTCACAAGCTAATCACTTCTCTGATGCTCTTGAGATCTTCAGACAAATGCAGAGAGCCAAGGTGAAACCAGATGCCATTGTGATTGCCAGTGTAGTGTCTTCTTGCGCACATTTGGGTGCACTTGATCTTGGTAAGTGGGTTCATGAGTACGTGAGGAGAAACAACATCAAAGCTGACACCATTATGGAGAATTCTCTGATTGACATGTATATGAAATGTGGAAGTGCCAAGGAAGCATTGCAAGTGTTCAAAGAAATGAAGGAGAAGGACACCTTGTCATGGAACTCAATCATAATAGGGCTAGCAAACAATGGCTTCGAGAAGGAATCTCTGAATTTGTTTCAAGCTATGCTTACTGAAGGATTCAGACCAAATGGAGTCACTTTCCTTGGTGTACTGATCGCTTGCGCGAACGCTAAGCTTGTTGAGGAAGGGCTTGACCACTTCGAAAGCATGAAAAGACTTTACAGCTTAGAACCCCAGATGAAGCATTACGGCTGTGTTGTTGATCTCCTCGGCCGTGCTGGTCAGTTGGAGAAGGCACTGAGATTCATCACTGAGATGCCCATAGATCCTGACCCTGTTGTTTGGAGGATACTTCTGGGATCATGCAATACGCATGGTGATGTAGCCATTGCAGAGATCGTCACCAAGAAGCTCAATGAGTTAGAGCCCAGCAACAGCGGAAACTATACTCTGTTAAGCAATGCATATGCGAGTGCTCATAGATGGAGCGAAGCTATGAACGTCAGGCAATGTATGGCTGATACTGATGTGAGGAAATCTCCTGGGTGCAGTGCTGTTGAAGCGGCTTAA